In Oceanispirochaeta sp. M1, the genomic stretch ACCTCAGGTGGAAAAATATGAGAAAGCAGGAGCCGTAAGTGAGTAATAAGGACGTCCTACTTAAAGTAAACAATCTTAAAAAATATTTCCCCATCTCTGCCGGAGGAATCTTCGAGCAGAAGAAACTGCAGCTCAAGGCAGTGGACGGAGTCTCCTTTGAAATAAAGAAAGGGGAGACCTTCGGACTTGTAGGGGAGTCGGGCTGTGGTAAATCTACAACCGGTAGAACCATTATCCGTCTGTATAATCCTACAGACGGAGAGATCAATTTTGATGGTACTGATCTGGCATCCCTCTCCGAGAAGGAGATGAAACCCTTCCGGAAGAGAATCCAGATGATCTTTCAGGATCCCTATGCATCATTGAACTCCCGTATGACCGTAACCGATATTATCGGAGAAGGAATTACAACACATAATATTGCAAGCGGAGTCGAAAGACAGGAGAGAATTTACGATCTTCTCCAGCATGTAGGCCTCAAAAGGGAACATGCCAATAGATATCCTCATGAGTTTTCAGGTGGTCAGCGTCAGAGAGTCGGTATTGCCCGTGCACTGGCTGTAGAACCCGATCTGGTAATTTGTGACGAGCCTATTTCTGCTCTGGATGTGTCAATTCAGGCGCAGGTAGTCAATATGATGGAGGATCTGCAGAATGAGATGGGACTGACCTATCTCTTTATTGCTCATGACCTTTCAATGGTAAAACATATCTCCAATAGAATCGGAGTCATGTACCTTGGTATGCTGATGGAAGTCTGTGAGTCTGAAGAACTCTACAGAAATCCTCTGCATCCCTATACACAGGCTCTGCTTTCGGCAATTCCTATTCCTGATCCCAATTTGACCAGAAAGAATAAGAGGGTTGTACTCCAGGGTGATGTTCTCAGCCCCATAGATCCTCCTGTCGGATGCCGTTTTGCAACTCGCTGTCCTGTGGCTATACCACGCTGCAAAGAAGAGACTCCTGTTCTGGAAGAATTGGCTCCGGGACATCATGTGGCCTGTCATGTTGCTAAGGGTTCACGCTGATTATCTGCTCTGAATAACTGAGAGCTCTTTATTGTACTTTCAAGGCTGCCTGTAAAAAGGCGGCCTTTTCTTTTTTTGCCCAGCGAAGCTGGCAAACCCAGTCTGATTAAGCCCAAAAACACAGACTTTGATAAAATCTGATTTCATTGTAAAGTATGTGCATGAACAGCGACTTTCTGATTGTTAGCATCGAAGATGATTTGTCCGTAGCCAAAGGACTTGTTCTTACTCTGGAATCTGCAGGATTTCAGATACTTCATTTTTCTGAGGGCAGCTCTTTTTTTGAAGCACTCCCCGAAATCTCTCCCTCTCTACTGCTTCTTGATATCAGGCTTCCCGGGAAAGACGGCTTTCAGATCTGCCGTGAGATCAGGTCCATGGGCTGTCTTTTTCCGGTCATAATGCTTACCGCCAGGGACGATGATCTGGATAAAATAACCGGCCTTGAAGATGGTGCAGACGATTATATTGTAAAACCCTACAGCAGTGGTGAACTGCTTTCCAGAATTAATGCCCGTCTGAGACGATCTTACGGAACACTGGCGACAGACAGCGTGAAAGAAGAATATAGTTTTGGTCCCTACCACCTGAGCCGGGAAGGGATGAGTCTGAAAAAGAGTGGTGAAGAGATCGAATTGACACCCATTGAATACAAGCTTCTGCTGTTCTTTTTGAAGAATGAGGGAAAGACATTCGAGAGGAAAGACCTCTTGAATAAAGTCTGGTCATCAGACAGTATTCATTATGGTGATGAACGGACGGTTGATGTTCATATCAGGCATCTGAGAACCAAAATTGAAGAACTCCCTTCACATCCTGTTTATCTCAGAACTATTCGGGGAATAGGCTATTGTTTTCGAAATGGTTCCGGCCAGATTTGAAAATGATGCTTCCAATCTCTTATGATCAATACTATGTCAGAGTCATATAATATCTGTTTTATCAGCGGAAAACTGGGAGATGTTGACGGCGTTTCCCTTGAAGCTGATAAATGGATCTCTGTTCTCAGTAGAATGGGGCATCAGATTTTTACGGTTGCCGGTCAGTATTTGCGTCTTCTTGAACATGTCCCTGAATCCCGAAGTCTATTAATAGATAAACTCAGTTTTTCATCAAAGCGGCAGCAGTATTATGAAAGCTGTATTTTCCCCCATCTGGACTACAGGAAACCAAGGCTCTCGGAAAAGAAACTTGAAGTTCTTAAGAATGAGCTTCAACGGGAAGGGCGGAGTATTTCGGACGAGATCTACGACTTTATTATAACTCAGAATATAGATTTCATAATTGCAGAAAATACCAATGCCATGCCCATGACCCTTCTTGGAGCCTCGGCTGTGTATGATCTAACCCAGAGGAAATCTGTTGCCGCACTGTTTCATCATCATGATTTCTGGTGGGAAAGAAGCAGGTTCAGTGACTGTCTGCTGGACTCCTTTCTTAATGTCATAATGCCGCCGGTCAGTATAAGCAATGAGCATATTGTAGTTTCCTCCTACGCGGAACATATTCTTAATTCTGTAAAGAGGGTACAGCCCTATGTTATTCCGAACTGTGAGGATTTTGAAAATCCACCTCTTAAAGATGAATATAACAGCCATTTCAGAGAAGACATGGGTTTCTGCGATGATGATATTCTGATAATTCAGCCTACAAGGATTGTGCCCAGGAAGAGAATTGAGGATTCAATACAGCTGACAGCCCTATTGGGTAGGCGTTATCCTGAGCTCGCCGGACGAATACGCTTTGTCATATCTTTGTATCCGGGAGATGAGGCTGAAAGCGATTATCTTCAGATAGTCAGAAAAGCAGCAGAAGAAGCGGAGCTCGAACTGCATCTTATCTACCCGCGAATCAGGGCCGAACGGATGATTTTGGAAGGAGAGAGGTTTTATACCAACCGGGATGTTCTGGTTAATGCCGATCTTGTCTCTTACCTGCCTCGCTGGGAGGGGTTCGGGAATGCTCTGCTTGAGGCATTCGCCGCCAGAGTGCCTGTAGTGACAAGCACCTATCTGGTCTACAAAACCGATATCAGAGGAAGCGGTGTCAGACCTGTTGAAATCAGGGACCGTTACGACAGAATGGGCAATCTGATTATAGAGGAGCATGTGCTGGAGGAGATACATTCAGTTCTTACAGATCCTGTGGAACGAAAAATGAGGGTGGATCTGAGTTTTAAATCCGCAGCAAGAGATTTCAGTATGAATCTTCTGGAAAAGAAACTTACCGAGCTTATTGATTCTTACAGTGATGAAATCCGGGCCGGAAGAAGACGGCTGCAGAAAAGCAGGCAGTCCTATTATGTTTGACCCCTTAATCAGTTTCATTGCGATTTTTGAAGAAAGCGCTTTTCTTCTGGTTATCATTTCCGGTCTGCTTGTGACATGCAGCTCTGTGGTTTATTACTACAAACGGATGTACAGTAAAAGTCTGGAGGAGTTTGAAAGAAAATTCAAATCCGGGACATCTGAACTTCGAACTCAGCTTCACTCTCTGACTCAGGTTATGGAAAATCTGGGAGAACCCTGTATATATAAAAACAGCAGGGGTGTATACAGCTGGTGTAATCATGAGCTTGAATTACTCTGGGGGATGTCACGCAGCAGGATTATCAATTCCACTGTGGAAGAGCTTTTCCCTAATCAGTCGGATGAAATAAGGAAATTGGAAGCCCAGGTCATCAGCAGCAGAAAAACACTGATCAAGGAACGAAAGCTGAGTGATAAAGAGGGTGAAGTCAGAAGTTTTGAGATTACTCTGAAGCAGATTCCCGAAGGGCGCGGCTATGGTATTCTTATTTTCTTCAAGGATATCAGCTATTACAGAGAACAGCTTGAAATACTGAATGATCTGTATGTTTCAACCAGGGAGGATCTGCAGAAAAGAAGTGACTATTATGCAGATTTTCTCAGATCGGGACTCCCGCCTCTGGATAGGATAATGAAGGATAGTGAATTGCTGCTCAATGAACCTGGAAGTCTGGAGGAGATGAGAAAAAAAGTAGTTGATATTGCCGATTCAGGTCACCAGATCGACTCGTATATCCGTAATCTCTCTTTCCTGGCCTTTCCCGATAAGACCGCTGCACTGTATGAAGAAAAAGATAAGGATGACAGGGAAATTGTGTCCTTGGAGGATTGGCAGAATAAACTGGTAGAGAGGGTTCGCAGTTTTTCAGAAGAGAATGGCTGGTCTTCTTTTGTTCTTCTTCAGGGGGATGTCCCCGAGACCCTGAATACCCGTTTTGTCCTTCTGAATGAACTCCTGGAAAGACTGATAGAGAATGCTGAAAAGTTCAGCCGGGGAGGTTTTTATCTTCTTATCAAGGTACATAGGGTGGAATCAGGTTATTTCACCATAAATATCTCAGTACGCAATCACGGTCCCATTATTGATGCGGCACAGAGGGAAGAGATCTTTAAACCCTTTACAAAGATTATAAAAGAGGGTGATGGTCCCGGTCTGGGGCTTACGGTAGGAAGAAGTCTGGCCGAAAAAATGGGAGGAAGTCTCTCTTGTGATCCGGTTTGTGAGGACGGCGCCCGTTTTTTGCTTTCTCTGCCTCCTGTTGAGGGTGAGGGAACAGTTATCAGCGGCAACCGCCTTGGAGGATATCCGGGTGGTAAAGATCAGTCTTTGCTCCTTATTTTTAAAGATAATCATGTCATGCAGAGGTTGGGGGTTCAGCTGCAGAGGGCGGGATATATTCTGACCATTGCACAGAGCAGTGAAAGTGCGGATCAGCTGCTTAGGGAACACAGATATTCCATGGTTCTTGTTGATGATGAACAGAGCGGCAGCTGGGAAAGGGATTTTATTTCTGACTGGAATCAGAGGAAGTATCCCTCCGCAGAGAGGATGATTCTTATGAGCACCCTGTCTACGGCGGTACATTCACTTGACTGGAGCCTTCTGCTGGACCATCTTATAGAACCTTTTTCTGCTTCTGCCCTCTGATTACTCTTTTTAGAGAAGTTTTAATAAAAATAATTTGACAGAAATAGTAATCGTTATTATTATTAAGTTATGGAAGAACTTAGAATGACCTCTCAGAGGAAAGTAATTCTGGAAGCTCTGAAAATGAGTAAGTCTCATCCCCCTGCTGATAAGGTGTATGAGTATGTCCGAAAGAAGCTGCCCAATGTAAGTCTGGGAACTGTTTACCGCAATCTGGAGACCATGTACCTCAACGGGATGATCGTAAAAATCGAAACTCCTGACGGTCAGAAAAGGTTTGATTACGATACCTCCGTACATCCCCACTTCCGCTGTGAGAATTGCGGAAAGATTGAAGATATCCCTCTGGACCTGCATGCACCTGAACTTGATCCCCGCAGTGAATGGGTTAAAAATAGACAGGTTAAATCTTCCACCCTTCATTATCAGGGACTCTGTGAGGAATGTGCAGCTCAGTAAGTTTGAATAAATTTGATTTTATTTAGAAATTGTCTATTAATTTAGAAGAGTAAATGATCCTGGTCTTCATACAGAATACATATCCAGTACACCCCATATTCCTGGTTTGAATTTATTCTGTTCAATAAAATATATAGGAGTTATCTATGGCTAGTGT encodes the following:
- a CDS encoding Fur family transcriptional regulator, whose translation is MEELRMTSQRKVILEALKMSKSHPPADKVYEYVRKKLPNVSLGTVYRNLETMYLNGMIVKIETPDGQKRFDYDTSVHPHFRCENCGKIEDIPLDLHAPELDPRSEWVKNRQVKSSTLHYQGLCEECAAQ
- a CDS encoding HAMP domain-containing sensor histidine kinase; amino-acid sequence: MKSGPEEDGCRKAGSPIMFDPLISFIAIFEESAFLLVIISGLLVTCSSVVYYYKRMYSKSLEEFERKFKSGTSELRTQLHSLTQVMENLGEPCIYKNSRGVYSWCNHELELLWGMSRSRIINSTVEELFPNQSDEIRKLEAQVISSRKTLIKERKLSDKEGEVRSFEITLKQIPEGRGYGILIFFKDISYYREQLEILNDLYVSTREDLQKRSDYYADFLRSGLPPLDRIMKDSELLLNEPGSLEEMRKKVVDIADSGHQIDSYIRNLSFLAFPDKTAALYEEKDKDDREIVSLEDWQNKLVERVRSFSEENGWSSFVLLQGDVPETLNTRFVLLNELLERLIENAEKFSRGGFYLLIKVHRVESGYFTINISVRNHGPIIDAAQREEIFKPFTKIIKEGDGPGLGLTVGRSLAEKMGGSLSCDPVCEDGARFLLSLPPVEGEGTVISGNRLGGYPGGKDQSLLLIFKDNHVMQRLGVQLQRAGYILTIAQSSESADQLLREHRYSMVLVDDEQSGSWERDFISDWNQRKYPSAERMILMSTLSTAVHSLDWSLLLDHLIEPFSASAL
- a CDS encoding ABC transporter ATP-binding protein, producing MSNKDVLLKVNNLKKYFPISAGGIFEQKKLQLKAVDGVSFEIKKGETFGLVGESGCGKSTTGRTIIRLYNPTDGEINFDGTDLASLSEKEMKPFRKRIQMIFQDPYASLNSRMTVTDIIGEGITTHNIASGVERQERIYDLLQHVGLKREHANRYPHEFSGGQRQRVGIARALAVEPDLVICDEPISALDVSIQAQVVNMMEDLQNEMGLTYLFIAHDLSMVKHISNRIGVMYLGMLMEVCESEELYRNPLHPYTQALLSAIPIPDPNLTRKNKRVVLQGDVLSPIDPPVGCRFATRCPVAIPRCKEETPVLEELAPGHHVACHVAKGSR
- a CDS encoding glycosyltransferase family 4 protein; the encoded protein is MSESYNICFISGKLGDVDGVSLEADKWISVLSRMGHQIFTVAGQYLRLLEHVPESRSLLIDKLSFSSKRQQYYESCIFPHLDYRKPRLSEKKLEVLKNELQREGRSISDEIYDFIITQNIDFIIAENTNAMPMTLLGASAVYDLTQRKSVAALFHHHDFWWERSRFSDCLLDSFLNVIMPPVSISNEHIVVSSYAEHILNSVKRVQPYVIPNCEDFENPPLKDEYNSHFREDMGFCDDDILIIQPTRIVPRKRIEDSIQLTALLGRRYPELAGRIRFVISLYPGDEAESDYLQIVRKAAEEAELELHLIYPRIRAERMILEGERFYTNRDVLVNADLVSYLPRWEGFGNALLEAFAARVPVVTSTYLVYKTDIRGSGVRPVEIRDRYDRMGNLIIEEHVLEEIHSVLTDPVERKMRVDLSFKSAARDFSMNLLEKKLTELIDSYSDEIRAGRRRLQKSRQSYYV
- a CDS encoding response regulator transcription factor, whose translation is MNSDFLIVSIEDDLSVAKGLVLTLESAGFQILHFSEGSSFFEALPEISPSLLLLDIRLPGKDGFQICREIRSMGCLFPVIMLTARDDDLDKITGLEDGADDYIVKPYSSGELLSRINARLRRSYGTLATDSVKEEYSFGPYHLSREGMSLKKSGEEIELTPIEYKLLLFFLKNEGKTFERKDLLNKVWSSDSIHYGDERTVDVHIRHLRTKIEELPSHPVYLRTIRGIGYCFRNGSGQI